In the Caenorhabditis elegans chromosome X genome, one interval contains:
- the C35B8.3 gene encoding T-cell activation inhibitor, mitochondrial (Confirmed by transcript evidence) → MHQNPAHVLSILSWHMFTSPSKQKSLWEISKRCISSNEVAQALRPFLFLVHPDKYAKFPEIQTQNEKSLQIFNGYMNDLFPVSPSLKPTKVSFSIADKQSTTFRKININLTGTDPAKIVRDALESCELSTSELKFKDTGIRSTRTGSGGLGFTTSNVEEDLLRSYLKRKKATVITNLYDSLTNKRDEAMRKTREAKSLLVSIKDDISDLKYRTQLKDVVWQMAWEESHMRRCISNVNRMIDQATPETRTVIEKAFFKNVLRFGRGSFICCDGSIQLGADHVPEQWENVCQEYQIRKRQIPLLKETAKQLEQTFGGAQILLPHFKGLAQTLTQLQTLTVRVWKKEALLRRVEDSAKNSMLEIVTSYDELAIGLDGRLYIPCNVDVPSLVQFLEENSKKAIEINQQMHHLINELEFARDECIKELKLTGLRWEQAFTPEALIQCVYRLTHCSDDVRNLVSGLSIVISASPSIYVTSDGTLSIPLNWS, encoded by the exons ATGCACCAAAACCCTGCGCACGTCTTATCAATTCTCTCATG gcacaTGTTCACTTCTCCatctaaacaaaaaagtttgtgggaaatttcaaaacgatgCATCAGTTCCAACGAAGTTGCTCAGGCTCTCAGGCCTTTCCTCTTTTTAGTACACCCGGATAA atatgcgAAATTCCCAGAGATTCAAACACAAAACGAGAAATCTTTGCAAATCTTTAACGGATACATGAATGACCTGTTTCCCGTATCACCATCACTGAAGCCTACAAAA GTAAGCTTCTCAATTGCTGACAAACAGTCAACCACATTTCGAAAGATTAATATCAACTTGACCGGAACTGACCCCGCAAAGATAGTGAG aGATGCGCTGGAATCATGCGAATTGAGCACATCGGAGCTAAAGTTCAAAGACACAGGGATTAGAAGCACACGAACTGGCTCCGGAGGTTTGGGATTTACGACTAGTAATGTGGAAGAGGACTTGTTGAGATC GTATCTGAAACGGAAAAAGGCGACAGTTATCACAAATCTCTATGATTCACTGACCAATAAACGCGACGAGGCAATGAGAAAAACAAGAGAAGCAAAGTCACTACTAGTTTCAATAAAAGATGACATTTCCGATTTAAAGTATAGAACGCAATTGAAAGAT GTGGTATGGCAAATGGCTTGGGAAGAGTCTCATATGCGAAGATGTATATCCAATGTCAACCGAATGATTGATCAAGCAACTCCAGAAACAAGGACAGTTATTGAAAaagcgtttttcaaaaatgtgctcaGATTTGGAAGAGGATCATTTATTTGTTGCGATGGCTCAATTCAACTTGGAGCTGACCATGTTCCTGAGCAATGGGAAAACGTTTGTCAAGAATATCAAATTCGAAAACGTCAAATCCCATTACTGAAAGAAACTGCCAAACAACTAGAACAAACGTTTGGAGGAGCACAAATCCTATTGCCTCATTTCAAGGGTCTGGCTCAGACATTGACTCAACTTCAAACTCTTACAGTTAGAGTTTGGAAAAAGGAAGCTCTCCTGAGAAGAGTGGAAGATTCGGCTAAGAATTCAATGCTGGAG ATTGTGACGTCATATGATGAACTTGCAATCGGGCTTGACGGCAGACTATACATTCCGTGTAATGTGGATGTTCCATCATTAGtccaatttttggaagaaaactcaaaaaaggcAATTGAAATCAATCAACAAATGCATCATTTAATT AACGAACTTGAATTTGCCCGCGACGAGTGCATCAAAGAGTTGAAACTGACCGGCCTGCGGTGGGAGCAAGCTTTCACACCTGAAGCCTTGATCCAATGTGTTTACCGGCTCACTCATTGCTCGGACGATGTAAGAAACCTGGTGTCCGGTCTTTCTATTGTGATTTCGGCGAGTCCAAGCATATATGTCACCAGTGATGGTACTCTCTCAATTCCCCTGAACTGGTCTTAA
- the C35B8.3 gene encoding T-cell activation inhibitor, mitochondrial (Confirmed by transcript evidence) has product MFTSPSKQKSLWEISKRCISSNEVAQALRPFLFLVHPDKYAKFPEIQTQNEKSLQIFNGYMNDLFPVSPSLKPTKVSFSIADKQSTTFRKININLTGTDPAKIVRDALESCELSTSELKFKDTGIRSTRTGSGGLGFTTSNVEEDLLRSYLKRKKATVITNLYDSLTNKRDEAMRKTREAKSLLVSIKDDISDLKYRTQLKDVVWQMAWEESHMRRCISNVNRMIDQATPETRTVIEKAFFKNVLRFGRGSFICCDGSIQLGADHVPEQWENVCQEYQIRKRQIPLLKETAKQLEQTFGGAQILLPHFKGLAQTLTQLQTLTVRVWKKEALLRRVEDSAKNSMLEIVTSYDELAIGLDGRLYIPCNVDVPSLVQFLEENSKKAIEINQQMHHLINELEFARDECIKELKLTGLRWEQAFTPEALIQCVYRLTHCSDDVRNLVSGLSIVISASPSIYVTSDGTLSIPLNWS; this is encoded by the exons aTGTTCACTTCTCCatctaaacaaaaaagtttgtgggaaatttcaaaacgatgCATCAGTTCCAACGAAGTTGCTCAGGCTCTCAGGCCTTTCCTCTTTTTAGTACACCCGGATAA atatgcgAAATTCCCAGAGATTCAAACACAAAACGAGAAATCTTTGCAAATCTTTAACGGATACATGAATGACCTGTTTCCCGTATCACCATCACTGAAGCCTACAAAA GTAAGCTTCTCAATTGCTGACAAACAGTCAACCACATTTCGAAAGATTAATATCAACTTGACCGGAACTGACCCCGCAAAGATAGTGAG aGATGCGCTGGAATCATGCGAATTGAGCACATCGGAGCTAAAGTTCAAAGACACAGGGATTAGAAGCACACGAACTGGCTCCGGAGGTTTGGGATTTACGACTAGTAATGTGGAAGAGGACTTGTTGAGATC GTATCTGAAACGGAAAAAGGCGACAGTTATCACAAATCTCTATGATTCACTGACCAATAAACGCGACGAGGCAATGAGAAAAACAAGAGAAGCAAAGTCACTACTAGTTTCAATAAAAGATGACATTTCCGATTTAAAGTATAGAACGCAATTGAAAGAT GTGGTATGGCAAATGGCTTGGGAAGAGTCTCATATGCGAAGATGTATATCCAATGTCAACCGAATGATTGATCAAGCAACTCCAGAAACAAGGACAGTTATTGAAAaagcgtttttcaaaaatgtgctcaGATTTGGAAGAGGATCATTTATTTGTTGCGATGGCTCAATTCAACTTGGAGCTGACCATGTTCCTGAGCAATGGGAAAACGTTTGTCAAGAATATCAAATTCGAAAACGTCAAATCCCATTACTGAAAGAAACTGCCAAACAACTAGAACAAACGTTTGGAGGAGCACAAATCCTATTGCCTCATTTCAAGGGTCTGGCTCAGACATTGACTCAACTTCAAACTCTTACAGTTAGAGTTTGGAAAAAGGAAGCTCTCCTGAGAAGAGTGGAAGATTCGGCTAAGAATTCAATGCTGGAG ATTGTGACGTCATATGATGAACTTGCAATCGGGCTTGACGGCAGACTATACATTCCGTGTAATGTGGATGTTCCATCATTAGtccaatttttggaagaaaactcaaaaaaggcAATTGAAATCAATCAACAAATGCATCATTTAATT AACGAACTTGAATTTGCCCGCGACGAGTGCATCAAAGAGTTGAAACTGACCGGCCTGCGGTGGGAGCAAGCTTTCACACCTGAAGCCTTGATCCAATGTGTTTACCGGCTCACTCATTGCTCGGACGATGTAAGAAACCTGGTGTCCGGTCTTTCTATTGTGATTTCGGCGAGTCCAAGCATATATGTCACCAGTGATGGTACTCTCTCAATTCCCCTGAACTGGTCTTAA